One window of the Camelina sativa cultivar DH55 chromosome 1, Cs, whole genome shotgun sequence genome contains the following:
- the LOC104730491 gene encoding serine/threonine-protein kinase At3g07070, which produces MNCFSCFYFHEKKKAPRDSDNSCRRNGELTGRDNNKTHPENPKTGNEQNKNNDENKEVTNNIAAQTFTFRELATATKNFRQECLIGEGGFGRVYKGKLEKTGMVVAVKQLDRNGLQGNKEFIVEVLMLSLLHHKHLVNLIGYCADGDQRLLVYEYMPRGSLEDHLLELTPDQVPLDWDTRIRIALGAAKGLEYLHDKANPPVIYRDLKAANILLDSDFNAKLSDFGLAKLGPVGDKQHVSSRVMGTYGYCAPEYQRTGQLTTKSDVYSFGVVLLELITGRRVIDTTRPKAEQNLVTWAQPVFKEPSRFPELADPSLEGVFPEKALNQAVAVAAMCLQEEATVRPLMSDVVTALGFLGTAPDGSISVPHYDEIPPQRPDETSGEDPAAAEERERAVAEAMEWGVASRAHSRNPSAS; this is translated from the exons ATGAATTGCTTTTCATGTTTCTATTtccatgaaaagaaaaaagctccGAGAGATTCAGACAATAGCTGCCGGAGAAATGGTGAGTTGACCGgtagagacaacaacaaaacacaccCTG AGAATCCAAAGACTGGAAATGAGCagaacaagaacaatgatgaaaacaaagaagtaaCAAACAACATCGCCGCTCAAACATTCACCTTCAGGGAGCTTGCCACTGCAACCAAGAATTTCAGACAAGAATGTCTGATTGGCGAAGGCGGTTTCGGAAGGGTTTACAAGGGAAAGCTCGAGAAGACCGGCATG GTTGTGGCAGTGAAGCAGTTAGATAGAAATGGGCTTCAAGGGAACAAAGAGTTCATCGTAGAAGTCTTGATGTTAAGTCTGTTGCATCACAAGCATCTCGTGAATCTTATTGGATATTGTGCTGATGGAGATCAGAGACTTCTCGTCTATGAGTACATGCCTCGTGGTTCACTAGAAGACCATCTCCTCG AACTAACACCGGATCAAGTACCGTTGGATTGGGACACGAGGATTAGAATCGCTCTAGGAGCTGCGAAGGGTCTTGAATACTTGCATGACAAGGCAAATCCTCCGGTGATCTACAGAGATCTCAAAGCAGCTAATATCCTTCTAGACAGTGACTTCAACGCCAAGTTATCTGATTTCGGTCTGGCAAAGCTAGGTCCTGTCGGGGACAAACAACATGTGTCTTCCAGAGTAATGGGAACTTACGGATATTGTGCTCCAGAGTATCAGAGAACCGGTCAGTTAACTACTAAATCCGATGTTTATAGCTTCGGAGTTGTGTTGTTGGAATTGATAACTGGACGAAGGGTTATTGATACTACCAGACCCAAAGCTGAACAGAATCTAGTGACTTGG GCACAACCGGTGTTCAAAGAACCGAGTAGGTTCCCAGAGTTAGCGGATCCGAGTCTGGAGGGAGTGTTCCCGGAGAAAGCTCTGAATCAGGCAGTAGCAGTGGCAGCAATGTGTTTACAAGAAGAGGCAACGGTACGGCCACTCATGAGCGACGTGGTAACAGCTCTCGGTTTCTTAGGAACCGCACCAGACGGCTCTATCTCTGTTCCACACTACGATGAAATTCCTCCTCAGCGGCCGGATGAAACGTCCGGTGAGGATCCAGCAGCGGCGGAAGAACGGGAAAGAGCCGTGGCAGAGGCAATGGAGTGGGGAGTTGCTTCAAGAGCACATTCCCGGAACCCAAGTGCTTCTTGA
- the LOC104703724 gene encoding serine/threonine-protein kinase At3g07070-like, which translates to MXLTTKSDVYSFGVVLLELITGRRVIDTTRPKAEQNLVTWAQPVFKEPSRFPELADPSLEGVFPEKALNQAVAVAAMCLQEEATVRPLMSDVVTALGFLGTAPDGSISVPHYDEIPPQRPDETSGEDPAAAEERERAVAEAMEWGVASRAHSRNPSAS; encoded by the exons ATGNAGTTAACTACTAAATCCGATGTTTATAGCTTCGGAGTTGTGTTGTTGGAATTGATAACTGGACGAAGGGTTATTGATACTACCAGACCCAAAGCTGAACAGAATCTAGTGACTTGG GCACAACCGGTGTTCAAAGAACCGAGTAGGTTCCCAGAGTTAGCGGATCCGAGTCTGGAGGGAGTGTTCCCGGAGAAAGCTCTGAATCAGGCAGTAGCAGTGGCAGCAATGTGTTTACAAGAAGAGGCAACGGTACGGCCACTCATGAGCGACGTGGTAACAGCTCTCGGTTTCTTAGGAACCGCACCAGACGGCTCTATCTCTGTTCCACACTACGATGAAATTCCTCCTCAGCGGCCGGATGAAACGTCCGGTGAGGATCCAGCAGCGGCGGAAGAACGGGAAAGAGCCGTGGCAGAGGCAATGGAGTGGGGAGTTGCTTCAAGAGCACATTCCCGGAACCCAAGTGCTTCTTGA
- the LOC104730733 gene encoding uncharacterized vacuolar membrane protein YML018C-like — translation MSSKAWRWVLGLIYLLAVATIWIAASFVVQSVVDAGVSPFLITFICNSLFVIYLPLFEIGRYLEDAYGSLLFWRNKRSHLMELVESEKAVLLGQDVSGVKSDASESLGIVVREEGISGEVGDGTESGLENIKLEIDASVNVSGEAGGVCSKGLDEKGRWTRMRVAKVSLMICPFWFLAQLTFNVSLKYTTVTSNTILSSSSSLFTFLVSLVFLGEKFTWLKLFSVLLCMSGTIIVSMGDSESNSNAIAKNPLLGDILSLISAALYAVYITLIRKKLPDDDERNGRVSMAQFLGFLGLFNFFIFLPPALILNFTKRERFNALTLKQFGLVVGKGLLDNVLSDYLWAKAVLLTTTTVATAGLTIQVPLAAIVDSLSGNKPSFTDYIGAAAVMVGFAGINIPSEMFCRSKETAIELEPGTSFTDPPQIVTDSVRVDSSEIVVT, via the exons ATGTCAAGTAAAGCATGGAGATGGGTATTAGGGTTGATATACCTATTAGCAGTTGCCACGATTTGGATTGCAGCCAGTTTTGTAGTCCAGTCTGTGGTGGATGCTGGTGTTTCTCCGTTCTTGATCACTTtcatttgtaattcattgttcGTTATCTATCTTCCCCTTTTTGAGATCGGTCGGTATCTTGAAGATGCATATGGGAGTTTATTGTTTTGGAGAAACAAAAGGTCTCATTTGATGGAATTGGTCGAATCAGAGAAGGCTGTTTTGCTAGGACAAGATGTTTCAGGTGTGAAATCAGATGCATCTGAGAGTCTAGGGATTGTTGTGAGAGAGGAAGGCATTAGTGGTGAGGTTGGTGATGGAACTGAATCTGGATTGGAAAATATAAAGCTTGAGATTGATGCTAGTGTTAATGTCAGTGGTGAAGCCGGTGGTGTATGTAGCAAAGGATTAGATGAGAAGGGACGTTGGACACGGATGCGGGTTGCTAAAGTTAGCCTTATGATTTGTCCGTTTTGGTTTTTGGCACAGCTTACTTTCAATGTCTCTCTCAAGTACACAACAGTTACG TCAAATACAATCTTAAGCAGTTCATCAAGCCTTTTCACCTTTCTGGTATCACTAGTATTCTTAGGCGAGAAGTTCACGTGGTTGAAACTCTTCAGTGTTCTTCTTTGTATGTCTGGGACCATAATTGTAAGTATGGGTGACTCAGAATCCAACTCTAATGCAATAGCTAAAAACCCTCTTTTGGGAGATATTCTTTCACTGATCTCAGCGGCGCTATACGCTGTCTACATCACTCTTATACGCAAAAAGCTTCCGGATGATGATGAAAGGAACGGTCGGGTCAGTATGGCTCAGTTCCTCGGGTTTCTGGgtctcttcaatttcttcatttTCCTTCCTCCTGCTCTAATCCTCAACTTCACAAAGCGAGAACGCTTCAATGCACTAACCTTGAAACAATTTGGTCTAGTTGTTGGCAAAG GTTTGTTAGATAATGTGCTTAGTGACTACCTATGGGCAAAAGCAGTACTATTGACAACAACCACAGTGGCAACAGCTGGGCTAACCATTCAGGTTCCATTGGCAGCTATTGTAGACAGCTTATCAGGGAACAAGCCAAGCTTCACCGATTACATTGGTGCTGCAGCTGTAATGGTTGGCTTTGCAGGAATCAATATTCCCTCAGAGATGTTTTGCAGGTCCAAAGAGACTGCTATTGAGCTGGAACCTGGGACGTCGTTCACAGACCCTCCTCAGATTGTGACGGATAGCGTAAGAGTAGATTCTTCAGAGATTGTAGTGACTTAA
- the LOC104730572 gene encoding desumoylating isopeptidase 1 has translation MAEEAHKVTLNVYDLSQGLARQLSQSLLGKVIDGVWHTGIVVYGSEYFFGGGIQHLPVGRTPYGTPIRTIELGLSHVPKDVFEMYLEEISPRYTAESYNLLTHNCNNFSNEVSQFLVGKGIPDYILQLPNDVLNSPMGGLIMPMLQGLETTLKAGAVPQVPQFTPQPQTQTQPQPFGAFSKDAGPKIESLKPEEGNTSAATVKVPPVVPPSASEEKVKEDPLGDARTKIQEEITREFAALMAQGTLRASEAAAMATKRVMQKYGHLNVSA, from the exons ATGGCTgag GAAGCGCATAAGGTTACGTTGAATGTCTATGATCTAAGCCAAGGCTTGGCACGCCAGCTCTCGCAATCACTCTTGGGAAAAGTTATCGACGGTGTATG GCACACAGGAATTGTTGTTTATGGGAGCGAGTACTTCTTCGGAGGAGGAATTCAGCATTTGCCAGTTGGAAGGACTCCATATGGAACACCAATTCGAACGATAGAGTTGGGTCTATCACATGTTCCTAAAGATGTTTTCGAGATGTATTTGGAAGAAATCAGTCCTCGTTACACCGCTGAGTCCTACAATTTACTGACTCACAACTGCAACAACTTCAGCAACGAGGTCTCTCAGTTTTTGGTGGGTAAAGGTATTCCGGACTACATTCTTCAGCTTCCCAATGACGTTCTAAACAGCCCCATGGGTGGTCTTATAA TGCCTATGCTACAAGGCCTCGAAACAACTCTAAAAGCTGGTGCGGTTCCTCAAGTTCCACAGTTTACGCCACAGCCACAGACACAGACACAGCCACAACCTTTTGGAGCTTTTAGTAAAGATGCCGGTCCAAAAATTGAGTCTTTGAAGCCTGAGGAAGGAAATACCTCTGCTGCAACTGTAAAAGTGCCACCTGTTGTTCCACCGTCAGCTAGTGAAGAGAAGGTGAAGGAGGACCCCTTGGGTGATGCTAGGACCAAGATTCAAGAAGAGATCACTCGTGAGTTTGCAGCTCTGATGGCACAAGGCACATTACGTGCAAGTGAAGCAGCTGCTATGGCGACAAAGAGAGTTATGCAAAAATACGGACATCTCAATGTATCTGCTTAG
- the LOC104730826 gene encoding protein transport protein Sec24-like At3g07100: protein MGTENNKGYPKFPARPAPSSSPYASAPPPGIPPPSGGPPTGSDAVGFRPFPPSASQPIRPFTPSGPPPAPQVGAMRPAQPSPFVSQIPGSRPPPPSSNSFPSTAYGPPPPPPPPPGAAPFQRFPSPPFPTTQNPPPQGPPQTLAGHFSPPMSLRPQQQPMAPVTMGPPPQSTTSGLPGANASPSPADFNMAARPGFQQSMPPVTPSYPGVGGSQPSFPGYPSKQVSQPPPMPFQSSQGPPGPPPVSSYPPHTGGFAQRPNIVAQQNLHPSYAPPTSNVQGLVEDFNSLSLASIPGSMEPGLDHRSFPRPLDGDVEPNSFAEMYPMNCHSRYLRLTTSAIPNSQSLASRWHLPLGAVVCPLAETPEGEEVPLIDFGSTGIIRCRRCRTYVNPYVTFTDSGRKWRCNICSMLNDVPGEYFSHLDANGRRMDMDQRPELTKGSVEIIAPTEYMVRPPMPPIYFFLIDVSISATKSGMLEVVAQTIKSCLDNLPGYPRTQIGFITYDSTLHFYNMKSSLSQPQMMVVTDLDDIFLPLPDDLLVNLSESRTVVEAFLDSLPMMFQDNVNVESAFGPALRAAFMVMNQLGGKLLIFQNSLPSLGAGRLKLRGDDPRVYGTDKEYALRVAEDPFYKQMAADCTKFQIGINVYAFSDKYTDIASLGTLAKYTGGQVYYYPGFQSSVHGDKLRHELARDLTRETAWEAVMRIRCGKGIRFTSYHGNFMLRSTDLLALPAVDCDKAYAMQLSLEETLLTTQTVYFQVALLYTASCGERRIRVHTSVAPVVADLGEMYRQADTGSIVSLYARLAIEKSMSAKLDDARNAIQQKIVKALKEYRNLHAVQHRLGSRLIYPETLKFLPLYGLAIIKSTPLQGGPADASLDERCAAGFTMMALPVKKLLKLLYPNLIRVDEWLLKPSADHDDLRDVSNRLPLAAESLDSRGLYIYDDGFRLVLWFGRMLSPDIAKNLLGNDFAAELSRVTFQEQGNGMSKKLMSLVKKLRENDPSYHPMCFLVRQGEQPREGFLLLRHLIEDQMGGSSGYVDWILQLQRQIQQN, encoded by the exons ATGGGTACGGAGAATAATAAGGGCTATCCAAAATTTCCAGCTAGACCTGCCCCGTCCTCTTCCCCATACGCATCTGCTCCGCCGCCAGGGATCCCTCCTCCGTCCGGTGGACCACCCACTGGATCAGATGCGGTTGGCTTTAGACCTTTTCCCCCATCTGCATCCCAACCTATAAGACCTTTCACACCTTCTGGTCCTCCTCCAGCTCCACAAGTGGGTGCGATGAGGCCTGCCCAACCTTCTCCTTTCGTTTCTCAGATTCCTGGGAGTAGACCTCCACCCCCTTCATCTAATTCGTTTCCTTCAACAGCATatggtcctcctcctcctcctcctcctcctcctggtGCTGCCCCTTTTCAGCGTTTTCCATCTCCGCCATTCCCGACTACACAGAACCCTCCCCCTCAGGGTCCTCCTCAAACTCTTGCTGGTCACTTTTCCCCTCCAATGTCTCTTCGCCCACAGCAACAACCGATGGCGCCTGTAACAATGGGACCTCCGCCACAAAGTACGACATCTGGGCTACCTGGAGCCAATGCTTCCCCATCTCCTGCAGATTTTAATATGGCTGCCAGGCCTGGTTTTCAACAGTCGATGCCTCCAGTCACTCCGTCTTATCCTGGTGTGGGAGGTTCACAGCCATCTTTTCCTGGTTATCCGAGCAAGCAGGTCTCACAGCCTCCTCCGATGCCATTCCAGTCATCTCAGGGTCCTCCAGGACCTCCTCCAGTCTCATCATATCCTCCTCATACAGGAGGTTTTGCTCAGCGACCAAATATAGTAGCACAGCAGAATCTGCATCCAAGCTATGCACCTCCTACAAGTAACGTTCAAGGCTTGGTTGAAGATTTCAATTCGCTATCTCTTGCATCTATTCCTGGATCGATGGAGCCAGGACTTGATCATAGATCATTCCCAAGGCCATTGGACGGTGACGTGGAGCCAAATTCATTTGCTGAAATGTATCCCATGAATTGCCATTCTAGATATCTTCGACTGACGACTAGTGCTATTCCGAATTCCCAGTCTCTGGCTTCGAGGTGGCATTTACCTCTAGGAGCAGTGGTTTGTCCACTTGCAGAGACTCCTGAAGGG GAGGAAGTACCGCTAATTGATTTTGGTTCAACTGGCATCATCCGCTGCAGAAGATGCCGTACCTATGTGAATCCTTATGTGACTTTTACAGATTCTGGAAGAAAGTGGCGGTGTAATATCTGTTCTATGCTTAATGATG TGCCTGGTGAATACTTCTCACATTTGGATGCTAATGGCCGAAGAATGGATATGGATCAACGGCCTGAGCTGACTAAGGGCAGTGTGGAAATCATAGCTCCAACTGAATACATGGTTCGGCCTCCGATGCCACCTATCTACTTCTTCCTCATTGATGTTTCAATTTCGGCTACTAAAAGTGGGATGCTTGAG GTTGTTGCTCAGACGATTAAGTCTTGTTTGGATAATCTGCCTGGTTATCCTAGAACTCAAATTGGATTTATCACCTATGACAGCACTTTACATTTTTACAACATGAAG TCATCTTTGAGCCAGCCGCAGATGATGGTTGTAACGGATCTGGATGATATATTTCTCCCATTGCCAGATGATCTCCTTGTCAATCTATCTGAATCTAGAACTGTGGTGGAAGCCTTTTTAGACAGTCTACCTATGATGTTCCAAGATAATGTCAATGTGGAATCGGCTTTTGGTCCGGCGCTCAGAGCGGCATTTATGGTTATG AACCAACTTGGGGGCAAGTTGCTAATTTTCCAGAACTCGTTACCTTCTCTTGGTGCTGGGCGGTTAAAGTTACGGGGAGATGATCCTCGTGTCTATGGAACTGACAAAGAATATGCATTAAGGGTAGCTGAAGACCCCTTCTATAAGCAAATGGCTGCCGATTGTACCAAGTTCCAAATAGGAATTAATGTTTATGCATTCAGTGATAAGTACACTGATATTGCCTCCTTAG GGACTCTGGCAAAATACACTGGAGGACAGGTGTACTATTATCCAGGTTTCCAATCATCTGTTCATGGAGATAAGTTAAGACACGAGCTGGCTAGAGACCTTACAAGGGAAACTGCGTGGGAGGCGGTTATGCGAATAAGATGTGGAAAAG GAATTCGTTTCACGTCTTACCATGGGAACTTCATGCTAAGGTCTACTGACCTGCTTGCTCTTCCTGCTGTTGACTGTGACAAAGCGTATGCAATGCAGCTTTCTCTCGAAGAGACATTGCTAACAACCCAGACTGTGTATTTCCAAGTCGCTTTGCT ATATACTGCTTCTTGCGGAGAGAGACGTATAAGGGTCCACACATCTGTTGCACCGGTGGTTGCAGATCTTGGGGAGATGTATAGACAAGCAGACACTGGTTCTATCGTCTCTTTATATGCTAGATTAG CAATTGAGAAATCTATGTCCGCAAAATTGGATGATGCACGGAATGCAATACAGCAAAAGATTGTTAAAGCCCTCAAAGAATATCGTAATCTTCATGCGGTGCAGCATCGGTTGGGATCCAGATTAATATACCCAGAGACTTTGAAGTTCTTGCCATTGTACGGATTGGCAATTATTAAGTCCACTCCTCTTCAAGGTGGCCCTGCTGATGCTTCTCTTGATGAGCGTTGTGCGGCAGGCTTCACCATGATGGCTCTGcctgtaaaaaaattattgaagctTTTGTATCCCAATTTAATCCGTGTTGATGAATGGCTCTTAAAG CCATCAGCAGACCACGATGACTTGAGGGACGTATCAAATAGGTTGCCTCTGGCTGCAGAGAGTTTGGATTCTAGAGGCCTTTACATTTATGATGATGGTTTTCGATTAGTTTTGTGGTTTGGCCGGATGCTTTCACCTGATATTGCGAAAAATCTTCTTGGGAATGACTTTGCAGCAGAGCTCTCAAGG GTTACCTTTCAAGAGCAAGGGAATGGGATGTCAAAGAAGCTAATGAGTTTGGTAAAGAAACTGAGGGAGAATGATCCCTCATATCATCCCATGTGTTTTCTAGTGAGACAAGGAGAACAACCCCGAGAAGGCTTCCTTCTCCTCAGACATCTCATTGAGGACCAGATGGGCGGTTCGAGTGGTTATGTTGATTGGATTTTGCAACTTCAACGCCAAATTCAACAAAACTAA
- the LOC104731076 gene encoding 60S ribosomal protein L13a-1 — protein sequence MVSGSGICAKRVVVDARHHMLGRLGSIVAKELLNGQKVVVVRCEEICLSGGLVRQKMKYMRFLRKRMNTKPSHGPIHFRAPSKIFWRTVRGMIPHKTKRGANALARLKVFEGVPTPYDKVKKMVIPDALKVLRLQAGHKYCLLGRLSSEVGWNHYDTIKELENKRKERAQVVYERKKQLNKLRAKAEKVAEEKLGSQLDVLAPVKY from the exons ATGGTGTCTGGATCAGGGATATGCGCGAAACGCGTGGTGGTTGATGCTCGTCACCACATGCTCGGTCGTTTGGGTTCGATTGTTGCAAAGGAGCTGCTCAATGGCCAGAAGGTTGTGGTTGTCCGGTGCGAGGAGATTTGTCTCTCCGGTGGACTTGTTCGTCAGAAGATGAAGTACATGAGATTCCTCCGCAAGCGTATGAACACTAAACCTTCTCACGGACCTATTCACTTCCGTGCTCCCTCCAAGATCTTCTGGCGTACCGTTCGCGG TATGATTCCTCACAAGACTAAGCGTGGAGCTAATGCACTTGCTCGCTTGAAGGTTTTTGAAGGTGTTCCTACACCATACGACAAGGTCAAGAAGATGGTCATTCCTGACGCTCTCAA GGTCTTGAGGCTGCAGGCTGGCCACAAATACTGTCTGTTGGGCCGCCTTTCTTCTGAAGTCGGGTGGAACCACTACGACACCATCAAG GAGTTGGAGAACAAGAGAAAGGAAAGAGCTCAAGTGGTTTATGAGAGAAAGAAGCAACTTAACAAACTCAGAGCTAAGGCCGAGAAGGTTGCTGAAGAGAAACTTGGATCTCAATTGGACGTTCTTGCACCAGTCAAGTACTGA
- the LOC104731168 gene encoding E3 ubiquitin-protein ligase RNF34-like, producing the protein MSALKSRSNSLAGLSLDAVLGGDIVIQQPSSPPSPPPLPQKTIVPHRPTSQTLLDIIREEYATEGHKDRTTWQIFREKLRLKRSGSAWTSSLHIPASDILIPNPKHFGTALRSHSAGLTNVNIRELVNVLPMSDPPGSSGRAMFTRGSSMRVGSSKNHPDDSPDISVLGDGPPSRSFKPQLSRHDSVRDHSEGEEDNRRRPPIVTFVEERQMSAREAVAAQEAAEAEAAAAGGSEDEDDDDDDEEEETEENKSSSASAPKQTMSLMDLLEETDRQMGLTGSRYAMDDDEEYEEEEEDENYEEEGDGHGGGEGELSCCACMVKIKGASFSPCGHTFCKLCSKELMAQKGHCPVCSSFVVEFLEIF; encoded by the coding sequence ATGTCGGCGTTAAAGAGCCGTAGTAACTCGTTAGCCGGACTAAGTCTAGACGCTGTGCTTGGCGGCGACATCGTTATACAACAACCGTCATCTCCACCATCGCCACCACCTTTACCACAAAAAACTATTGTCCCGCACCGTCCTACAAGCCAAACGCTTTTAGATATCATACGTGAGGAATACGCCACCGAAGGTCACAAAGATCGTACCACGTGGCAAATTTTCCGTGAGAAGCTCCGTCTCAAACGAAGCGGTTCCGCTTGGACCTCGTCTCTTCATATCCCTGCTTCGGATATCCTTATCCCTAATCCCAAACACTTTGGAACAGCGTTACGGTCACACTCCGCCGGTTTAACCAACGTTAACATCCGAGAACTCGTTAACGTACTACCGATGTCTGATCCACCTGGTTCTTCAGGACGCGCTATGTTCACGCGCGGATCTTCAATGCGGGTCGGGTCGAGTAAAAACCACCCGGACGATTCGCCTGACATCAGCGTTTTAGGAGATGGACCACCGTCTAGGAGTTTTAAACCGCAGTTATCACGGCACGACTCGGTTAGAGATCACAGTGAGGGCGAAGAAGATAACAGACGCCGTCCTCCGATCGTCACGTTCGTGGAAGAGAGGCAGATGTCGGCGAGAGAAGCGGTTGCGGCTCAAGAAGCGGCGGAAGCGGAAGCTGCGGCGGCTGGTGGAagcgaagacgaagatgatgatgacgacgatgaagaggaagaaacagaggagaataAATCGTCTTCAGCTTCTGCACCGAAGCAGACAATGTCGTTGATGGATCTGTTGGAAGAGACAGATCGACAAATGGGATTAACAGGATCAAGATACGCCATGGATGACGATGAAGagtacgaagaagaagaagaagatgagaattacgaggaagaaggagatggtcacggaggaggagaaggagagctTAGTTGCTGCGCTTGCATGGTGAAAATCAAAGGCGCATCTTTCTCACCTTGTGGTCACACGTTTTGTAAGCTCTGTTCTAAAGAGCTTATGGCTCAGAAAGGTCATTGTCCTGTTTGCAGCAGCTTCGTCGTTGAGTTCCTTGAGATCTTTTAG
- the LOC104731252 gene encoding purple acid phosphatase 15-like, with amino-acid sequence MTFLLLLLFCFLSPAIFSADYIPSTLDGPFVPVTVPLDTSLRGKAIDLPDTDPRVRRRVTGFEPEQISISLSSDHDSIWVSWITGEFQIGKNVKPLNPTSINSIVQFGTLRHSLSHEAKGHSLVYSQLYPFDGLLNYTSGIIHHVRITGLKPSTVYYYRCGDPSRWSMSKIHRFRTMPVSSPSSYPGRIAVVGDLGLTYNTTDTISHLIHNSPDLVLLIGDVSYANLYLTNGTSSDCYSCSFPETPIHETYQPRWDYWGRFMEDLTSKVPLMVIEGNHEIELQAENKTFEAYSSRFAFPFKESGSTSTLYYSFNAGGIHFVMLGAYIAYDKSAEQYEWLKKDLAKVDRSVTPWLVASWHPPWYSSYTAHYREAECMKEALEELLYSYGTDIVFNGHVHAYERSNRVYNYELDLCGPVYIVVGDGGNREKMAIEHADEPGKCPEPLTTPDPVMGGFCARNFTPSGEFCWDRQPDYSAMRESSFGHGILEVLV; translated from the exons ATGACGTTTCTACTACTTCTGCTCTTCTGTTTTCTCTCGCCGGCAATCTTCTCTGCCGATTATATCCCTTCAACGTTGGACGGACCTTTCGTTCCCGTGACGGTGCCGTTGGACACTTCTCTCCGGGGAAAAGCCATCGATTTGCCTGACACTGATCCCCGCGTCCGCCGCCGTGTCACCGGTTTCGAGCCGGAGCAGATTTCTATCTCCCTCTCCTCCGATCACGATTCTATATGGGTCTCTTGGATCACAG GTGAGTTCCAAATCGGAAAGAACGTGAAGCCATTAAATCCGACAAGTATCAACAGTATTGTCCAATTCGGGACATTGAGGCACTCACTAAGTCATGAAGCCAAAGGACATTCACTTGTTTATAGTCAACTTTACCCTTTCGATGGTCTCCTTAACTATACGTCTGGAATCATACACCATGTTCGCATTACAG GGCTGAAACCAAGTACTGTCTATTACTATCGATGTGGAGATCCTTCAAGATGGTCTATGAGTAAGATACACCGTTTCAGAACAATGCCGGTTTCTAGTCCCTCGAGTTATCCTGGTCGAATAGCGGTTGTGGGTGATCTTGGTCTCACTTATAACACGACGGATACAATTAGTCACTTGATTCATAATTCTCCGGATCTTGTTTTATTGATCGGCGATGTGAGTTACGCAAACTTGTATCTAACAAACGGGACTAGCTCGGATTGTTATTCTTGCTCTTTCCCTGAGACACCTATACATGAGACGTACCAGCCACGTTGGGACTATTGGGGTAGGTTTATGGAGGATCTAACTTCTAAAGTTCCTTTGATGGTGATTGAAGGGAACCATGAGATCGAATTGCAAGCTGAGAACAAGACCTTTGAAGCTTATAGTTCAAGATTCGCTTTCCCTTTTAAAGAAAGCGGCTCAACTTCCACGCTCTATTATTCTTTTAACGCTGGTGGGATTCACTTCGTCATGCTCGGTGCCTACATAGCTTATGACAAATCAG CGGAACAATATGAGTGGCTAAAGAAGGATTTGGCTAAAGTTGATAGATCGGTAACTCCATGGTTGGTAGCTTCTTGGCATCCACCTTGGTATAGTTCTTATACAGCGCATTACAGAGAAGCGGAATGCATGAAAGAAGCTTTGGAGGAACTACTTTATTCTTACGGTACCGACATTGTTTTCAACGGACAT GTTCATGCTTATGAACGGTCGAACAGAGTTTACAATTACGAACTAGACCTATGTGGTCCGGTTTACATTGTGGTTGGTGATGGAGGTAACCGTGAAAAGATGGCGATTGAGCACGCCGATGAACCCGGTAAATGTCCTGAGCCTTTAACCACGCCGGATCCAGTGATGGGTGGGTTTTGCGCTCGGAACTTTACCCCGTCTGGTGAATTCTGTTGGGATCGGCAACCTGATTATAGTGCCATGAGAGAAAGCAGCTTTGGCCATGGAATCCTAGAGgtattggtttaa